attctGTCTGTTATAATATTGTCTGGAATTAAGTTTtcagttcttagaaaaaaattctatgtgcAAGAAAATCTAACAGTGATGTATCTGCTCAGGCTAATTGTAACTTTTTGTAttctataataatataataaataacacAATTGAGTGAAACTGTAAAATTGCTTGTGACATGTAGGACAaaacatcccagaaataaactagaATGTGAAATCTGAGGGTAAAAATTAGCAAAACAGATATGGGGTCCATCGGCTACCACTACAATGATGTCAAGTGACAAGGCTATACTTCATGTAGCAGTAAGAGAGGCAATAAATCCAAGCGTTATGAACTGGAGAAAACTTGCTTCAACAACGAGCATGACTGAAATCACAGACTTAGAGCAATACTTCCGTCAAGTTAGAAAAAAAGGCTGAGTAAGCTAGAACTTCACAGTAGGAACAGTCCAAAATGTTAAAACCTTGCAAATAAAGGAGAATGTTAAATTCAATCCCAatgccatttttaacattttgctttctagAATCATAGCTGAAAAGCTGTGGAAGTCTGTTGTTTTGTTAAGCCCCATCCAAAAACCCATCCCTTCCTGTCATTTTAAACACTATGTTCACACTTCTCATAGCATTACTTTATGTTTTCCCAGCAGAAATAATTACATCCCTAGCAATTCCAGAAGGCACCTTCTTTCTGTACATCTAAGAAATCTGTAAACAGTAACTGTATAATAACTCCTGTAAGGTGCTCCGTAGTGACGATGAAGACGTGTCTTTGCATCTGGACAGAGCAGTGCTTTTTCATCTCCCTTGCTAAATCTAGCATGATTTGGCCCCATGGCCCCACAGAAGAACTACATGTACCTTGGAACTACAacactgagtttaaaataaactattttccaACTTATCTAGAAGTACTAACAAATAGACACCTCTTTCCTCCAAAAACATTAAAGGAGAAAACTGTCCTCAGGAGCTTCCCCCTGTGCTGCTTTTGCACTCACACTCTTTCACCATCATCCTGCAAAGTGACACACTGTCAATTTTTTGGTGACAACTAATGGGAACATTTCAAGTTTGCATCATGCTTAGCCACTGATAGAAGTGTtagccatgcatttttttttaacaccgcGCAGTCCGCTTTCATGACTCTGAAGCACTTAGACTCAATTTACCCACAACACTGTCTATGAAACCTGAgcttcttctttgatttattatGACATGAAGCCAAGTGAGAAAAAACAGGTTGAGATCTCACTTAACAAGGGCCCATGCTACCTTTCTCTGCATCAAGAAGATCATGAAAACACCATCAAACCATAAACCAACGTGCACTGCTTTAAATGGCTCTTTTAACAACAATGATACACAATGGAAACTAGTTGTAATTTAAAGGCTCCCTATCATTGCCACGTCGGTATTTCTACAGGTGAGGGCAGGACAGAGACATAAGTGAACTTCattctaaaaatttaaatatttgctttactTGACTGCATATTCAGAAGTGTTCTACAATTGCTCAGTAAgacattttataacaattaaaataaaaatgctataagTAAATTAGCAATTAAGGATGTACTCTTACAGaagaaagtgataaaaattttaaacttaaaaacagaacttaatgtttttagtgttacaagtttattgaattcataaaaagaatttatcttggattcctttaaataaaaagcatccataTGTGGTTTAGTAGCTCAATGCCATTTACTTATGCTTAGGGGTAGAAAAACTGGGGTGcagcaaaacttgaaaattactaTGAACCAATGCCAAACCAAAATCAATCAGAAACTAACCCAAACATTGGGAAGTATATCTCTAGTTATTAGGCAATAatacttaatttctaaaatagaatttaaaatggagctttttaagaaatttaaaatttgtcagtttagttgcatttattgaataaagttaatgacaggtatctcttgaaaatgagaagtccagggacttaaaaaaattataaagtttctgtctcctttctttattAGCACAATTAATTATGGCTTTTACTTAGTGTGCGTAAGTCAAATAAGTAACTcagaatttcatcaaattaaaaacaagaattatatCAGGAATCTGAAACCCaagggaaaaaagataatataactaACCCTGAACAAGCAATCACTCGTGCTAGTTGAAGGTTCTGAAAAATCCTGAAGTTTGTACTTCAAGTAAGAGTCCATTTGTGCTCTAAGctattattaaatttttcagcAGGCCTTGTAGGAACAGTTTTGAGGACAGAACTCTTGTACTCTCCCACCATCTGAAGTTTAGTATTCATCACAACCAGCCTCTCGTTAATCCTGTGAGGATTGCAAAacacagatttcattcatttcatttttttcctaagtgatatgtatttttaaagttgctaTAATAGTAAACAGATTATCCCATTAAACTGtgttttgacaatgaaaatacatCAGCGCAGACCTACTGTAAACAATTACAGTTTAAATCTGTCCTAAAGAAGGACGTATATGCCTGGGGGGCCCTTAACTAACAAGTACTTCAAAGTGGGGAGAGTCAGAGAtggagatgcctccacagaggacCCCCCTCTGCCTTCTGCACCGGTTGCATCTAGACATACTTACCCTTAAGAaaccagtttagaaataaaaaataaaccatcccTCAAAGCCATTATCAAGTGTTTGCTTTCACCGCCCTTATATACACATTTCACTCATTACCTGGGAGAAATTAAGCATGCAGCACTGAGGAACAGTTTAGAGCCACCACCTCTGGGGGGCACCAGATGGCAGAGTCGGTGATGGGAATAAACTATGACAGTGCCAGGGGCAATTTCAAGTGTCCCCCAATTTCCCAAAGCTCACTTTGTTACTTTGCATTTATCAGCACCTGTTttccataacaaaaaaaaatctcaagtggatattcacttttatgaaaaaaaagcaaaaagccagaatAGGGCTGGGTGTTTGTTTTAGCCCGAGCCATCAGAAGGGCAACATGCACCCCGAGCAGCAAGAGGGGCCCCACCGAGCTCCTTCCCCAGAACCACACTCAGTATCCCAGCATCACGCCGCCATGGCTTTGGACTGTGTCTGTGAGCGCCTTGCTTCATGCATGTTTATTTTATGCACCCaccagcaagatgtgtcctaaggtaactgccTCTTTGCTTTACACCGACAACTTTCATAGAACACTCTACTTTTGGATACCGGGGACACCTGTAGCTTACAACATTGTTACTCAGGCACTGGAGGAGGGACCTGCCCTTTCTGTCTTCCACACACCCCCTTGGGCAGGCCACCGTATTCTTTTTAGCCACTTTGTGAACTGCTATACTGACCTTCACCCCTATGTTAGTTTCCCCCTATTTCCCAAGCATGCCTTTACGTAGCGGAGACAAACTTAGGATACAGTGCTTCGTCTCAGGGTGCCTACTAGTGGTGATACCAAATATCACAATCAAGAAAGTAAATTCACCAAACACCAGAATGGGACCCCTTGGGTTTAAGTTGTACTCTTCCAAAACACAGTTAACTTTAAActcattaacatttctatttatgGGAATTCCAGCTAGAAATTTTGTGATAATATGGCTGTCTAAATTACAAAGTTTGCAAAACCCCCAGCTTAAAGACTAGATCAGGTTAaagatatgcaaatataaaacacaaagtcatgtaaaagcaacaaaaggcAGGGAGATGCAAACTGCCCTGGACTGACCTTTTAAAGGAGAGTTCATTTACTAAcatcattttccaaaattatactATCCAGTCAGCTTTCACTTGCTACTCACCTCAGGAACCTGGCTCAATAAAACTTATGCCTTAGAAGCAAATGAATGGCCTAAATTACTCTCTATAGTTCTATGTTTTGACTTACGAGTGTACTTGACTTGCCCATGACGTTCTATTTTCTGGCTCTTAGAGGTACAGTTGTCTGtgtttttccaattcttttttgaCAGAATCTAACTGAAAAGTAAAACAGATTCCAGATATTTAATTTTGTGTTTCATTTGActtattgaagcatttttataTGCTCTTAACAAGTTTTCTTCATATGCTGCTTGTGTctaaagcaaattaaaaggatacaattttaaaaataattataacctgAGTAATTACAGTGtatttgttctctttagttttgagTCAATGATTCAGACAgcaaatttaaatgttaaaaagctgAACTTTAAAATACTTATCATCAATGTCAAGTCAATTAAATCTGAATTATGAAATTAAAGGTGAATCACTCATATCAGTACTCATGTAATGTGATACTTCAAAGAATAATAGGatcaacttaaaattttaaaaattgaacaataaAACCTAAGAGTAATCCAAGAGTGTGGTATAATATTTAAATCACaatatttccttttcctcctagTAGTCTTGATTTACACCAGTTGGCCTTAAAAATGATTCTCTAGCGAGAGTAGTTCTGAAAGATCAATTTAGTGATAGTAATGATGGAAATTGAATTATTTAAAGGGAGTAACAAATGCGGCCTTCCAGAAATCTACGAAACAAACTGCTATATGGGAAGTAGAGGAAACATAAAAGGTATACATCCAAACTGTAATTCACAGCAAAGTGAATTAGAGCACATTACAGATCAATGCTTCACCTGTAAAAACTGGCTGAGTTCTTTCAATATTCCTGCTACATCCTGTTTTGCTCGCTCTTCAGTCTCCCGTTTGCACTGCACGACTTGACTGAGTTCTGTCAATTTTTCTGCTACATCCCGTCTTGCTCGCTCATCAATCTCCTGTTTGTACTGCTCCACTTGACTGCGTTCCACTGTGTTCACTTCTAGGTGACGTTTGAGGTTTACTACTTCTTCTTccaacttctttttctcctcctctaatgtttcacatttcttttgtATCCCTTTCATACATAATAACTCTTTCAGAAGAAGTTGAGTTTCTGCACTCAGATGGAGAAGTGCTGAAGTTGTCGAAACCAGTTTTGCTATAAGATCAGCATTCTGCATGAAGAAGATAAAATTGTTTGGTAATGAGGTTGGCAGACTGAGAACATCCTAACTCTAACCCAGCATCaaatgttgaaataaattcagttacaATAAAATGGTATCTACCTTGTGGAATAGAGAAACTCAAATTactcagaaaatcaagaaaaaagttcAAACCACCAAGAGTCACAAAAATATGTTGTTTACTGTCATCATCTTTGTTATACATTTGTACTTGATTTTACactcttatttttctgtaattgtttCATGTGTTTCCTACGTAAAATGACTATAAGGCAACTCTTAGTAGAAAGTCTCttaccccttcctcccccaagTCTTAACTCTCcatgatttttaaagctttagGGAGATCATATTGAGTTACTCAGGGCTGAATTAATAAATGCCTCCCAAAACAAGACTTTGAAAACAAGACTGCAATTAATACATCTTACAAATATGGATTCTAATGCCATAAGCCTTTCTCtgaactacaaatattttatgctaGTTTGAATTGCATtccaaggagcaatgaatgaCTTGCAGAGTTAAGGAGAAATCCATCTCCTAGTGTAGTGGTTTAGTAAGATGACccatacatttttctaaacaaacaaacaaacaaacaaaagagccttaattcttggaatcctttgttactctccacaaaacaagagaacatactcaacaaaaacaaaaaaccttgctGGAATTTCAGTGACACTGACTTGGGAAGCACTACTTTCCTTCAGATAGGAGGGTTATTTGGTAAGACAAGGCAGGCGGAGGTGGTGGTTGTAAAATGTCTCTACAAATTCCTTGACACTTCCCCTGTGAAATTCCCTCCCCTGAAGTATGTACTGACCTTGGCTTCTTGTTTCTAGGGGACAGAATGTGGGGGCACTGCTGTGTGATTTCTAAGGCTAAATAGCTTCTGACTTTCACTCTGTAGGGACGCTCACCCttagaacccagccaccatgctgtgaaGCCCAGGCCACCTAGTGAGTCTTTGTACACGCAGCTGTCCCAGCTTATGGCCCCAGCGAACGTCCTTAACCAAAGCCAGCTCCAACTTCCAGACATGTGCATGAACAAGCCTTTAGATTATTCTAGTGCCCGCTTGATTCCAAATGGAGAAGACATGAGCTGGCTCCACTGAGCCTTGTCTAAATGCAGGTTTGTGAACCAACCAAATGCTGTTTTGAGTCACTGGGACTTGAGGTGGTTTATTATATAACTTATTAGCAATAAATAACTGGCACAgatattgatattaaaaatggggtgcagtcattaaaaaagaattaaaaatgtggGGATGCCTTTGAACCTGGAGGTAGGTGGAACCTGAACAGATGTAGAGAAGAGTAAGAATGAAAACCCAAAGTGTCCACGAGACTGTTAGTGGAAGCCTGGGGGCCTTTGAAGGGCTGAGAACGAAGGCTTCTaggccagggaagaaaatgacactgaaaccAGAGGAAACGGGACTCTTGCTACCAAAGAGTTGAAAGTAAAATTGATGAGAGAGataagctaaaacaaacaaaaagattattaaatacaAAGGAACCAGGACTCACTGGGTTCAAATATCTGTATCCCATTTAAAGCACTGCCATATTCCCAATTGTCACATAGTGGGTAAACAGAGAAATGGCTTCTAGGCTAAGATCAAATCTAGGGTGCTGCCAGGAAAACACAGTCTAAAGATGAAGCCAAGACTTTGCTAAGACCTTGTAAAAATTTAAGGTGCTGCCTCAAATTCCTTTCAGGATCTTAAAAGCATGAGTTTTAAAGGTATCATCCCACAACAGATTCACAGGAAGCCCAAGGTGAAGAGCTAATCTCAAAAAGACTTGTGAGGGTAGCTTTTCCAATGGCATGAACCCCAGtaaaattcacaggaaactcaAAGTTTTAAAAGAGAACTATGGTAGCAAAAACACTGCCTGCTAGCTTGGACTGAAAGAGACCAAGACAGTGCAAAATGAGAAGAGGCCTTTGGGTTTTTCTTAGAAGGTCTACAAGGAGGAAGCTGGCTTGAGAGAACTACTCAGCTGTAAACACACAGGTCATGGCTCATGAAAGGGACAGAAGCAAGAGCCCAGAGATAGCAGCAAAGGAGAATCCCTCCCAGGGTTAGGACTAAGTCCTAATCAAAGAGCCAGCAGCATCAGGCTGCATTTCAGAACTGCTACGGACCAGTGTGCCTCCCATCTTCCAGCTGTGAGTGAGGGAGTCCTTAGCAGTTTAGCAGAATGTTGGGTGTGTGGCGGTAAATAACCAGTCTCCTTATCCTCAAGCCTCAGCACTGAGAGGAGTGTACCCAAGGAGCTGTACTCTAGAAACCACGCCCAGGAACCTCAGCCCCACCTGGACCTGATGAAGAGGGTAAAGTAAGACCCTGGACTGGAGCCTGAGCCTAACACCACAGTGACCGAGACCTGCTGGGGGAACTGAGTAGGGATAAGGGTGTTTCTCATATGGAAGCAGTAAGAAAACACTGTGGCTAGTGAGTAGATTATGCTGGTTTTTGAATGTctccataaattttcaaaattaattccatAAGAAAGGTAGAATATGGCCAACCTTAAGTGCCCTGCTCCTAATGAACAGAATACAGTGAAAGTGGCACCGAGTGAACTGCAGGGCAGGTTTGAAATGGTATTTGAACTTCTGCCTCGCTCTTAACCCTGGAACCCAGTCTTATGTTGTGGGCAAGCTCAGGCCACAGAGACAGCTTAGGTGTTCCAGGGGAGGCGGCCCAACTGCCTGCCCCACCAAAGCTGCAGCCAACTGCCAACATCAACTGTCAGACATCAGTGGATGAACCTTCAAGTGATTCCAGCCCCCTGCCTTCGAGCTGCCCCACCTGAAGCTGAGAGGAAGAGAGGCCAGCTGTCTTGGCCACACTTTTCCTAAGTGCAGattgtgaacaaaataaatgcttgtttaagccactgaactttggggagtttgttaggcaaaaacagacaaacagaaaaatggatgaaaaaagataataagaaaTGTAACTTGTATATAGTAGAAATTGGTCTCCTATAAACTGTAATGTAATAAACGTTGAGATTAACTTAATGACAAAGTGTTGATAAGAAGAAGCAGATAACTTAAAGAAAGACCTAAGAACTAGTGAGAATGAAGATTTTTTAGAGTTCCCTTCAAttacaatttcttataaaataggCATGCATGCCTCTTTACAAGTTCCCCTCAACTTTGAGGATAAGGAAGACTGGTAGGCAAGGAGACATATGATATGAAGACTAATAATTGAAAAACAACTAGAAATAATCAGTTTACCGAAATCAGCCTTTTTACCTCATTTCAATTAACTGAAATTCTAAGAGACAGGCAAATTTGAGAACTTACTAATCTAGCATTCACTCTTCATTTTCCGttcctcagagagaaaataaaatattatggaaccATTTTCAATCTTCTCAGTAGTAAAACAAATGTAGTGTCCTTTggcagtatttaaattaaatacaatttttcctttacCTTACTTAAAACTTGTTTGTAAGGGAAGGTAAGACTGTCTCACCTTTATGTTGTAGCACAATTCTTCTCCATATCACACAGATTGGCTTtgaacttttgaaattcaaattactaatctgttatctgtttctgataaactgattgaatattatctgatttttaaCAGTTGTACTCTTGAAAATTTTTCCCTGGATGggatcaaatatttatttcattaattatgcATTAAGCTATAGAATACAGCTAGACATCTCTCATTTTAAGTAAAAGGAGGTAGACACAGGGAACTGAGAATGCAGGATCTACATCAAGTACAGGATCGGAACCAGCATTATACACAAGAAAGAAGCCAAAATAGGATTTCATTGTGAACCACAAGATGATGGATTAGAGAGGCTTCCAAAGAGGAAGGTTGAATTCATCTTTTCCAGGCTTAACCTTTTGCTTCTAGGTAGTGAAATCTATGGATAAGTCTATGAATTATAATGAGTGCAACATAATGAAGTATATTGCAGACTAAGTCAGCAGATCCCGTGACCATGATTTGATGGAAACTGGAGTGAAGTGGGAGGTACTGGGTGAGAAACTAAAGGTCTGAATGGTGTGTGGGGGGGAAGGAATGGACTTTATCTTTGCAAGCCTACTTTCTGTCATGTCACAGAGTCAGCAAGGCATAAGCTGGGCACAGACTCCTTCAGGAAGTAGCAAATCTCCACAGAAGTAGAGTTACAGACATTCCTCTACACCAACTTTCTATTTGTATGTAAAACAACTGGTAATATGCAAGATGACTTGGAAAGAGTTCTCATAACACCTGACCTGGTACTGGCATAGGACAGACTTAGATCAATGCATCACCACTGAGAATCTAAAAGAAACCCTCACATTTACGGTCAATTGATTTTCGATACGAGTGCCAAGTAACTGAATGAGACaataatagtctttttaacaaatggtatgggacaactggatatccacatgcaaaagaacaaaattcgaCCTCTACCTCATACTATatataagaattaactcaaaatgaaagagctaaaactacaaaattcttagaagaaaacacaggtgtgtGTCTTCATGCCTGGATCTGGCACTTGTTTCTTAGATAGGacagtaaaagacagaaataggTTAACTGAACTTCAATATTAAAAACTTCTACacttcaaaagacactgtcaaaAGGTGAAAAGGCAAGCTCCTGAATAGGAGAAAGCACTTGAAAATCCTGCATCTGATAAAAGATTTGCACCCAGGATacaaaaagaactcttacaattcaatcataaaaagacaatccaattttaaaatgggcaaaaacctgaacagacaggtcttcaaagaagatacacaaatggataagcacatgaaaagatccccAACATTcttagtcatcagaaaaatgcaaatcaaaaccataagtAGATGCCAACTCACACCAACCAGGAGAGCTAATGACCAGTGTTGACAGGAATGCATAGAAATTGGGAGAATTATATACtttggataaaaatgttaaatggtgcagccactctggaaaacactatggcagttcctcaaaaggttaaacagagttaccatatgccCCATACGACAGCATTTCCATTCTTAAGTCTAttccccaaagaaatggaaacatgtttACACCAAAACTTGGacagaaatgttcacagcagcattattaacaagagccaaaaagcagaggcaacccaaaggtccatcaactgatggacagATAAATGGCTTAGCCCCACAACCGAGTATACTGTTCaacaataaacagaaatggaaatactgaCAAGCGCTATAGAGTGGATGAACCTTGAATACATTATGTCAAATGAAAAAAGCTAATGATGAAGGACCACATAGCATGTGATTCCATTCATGTGAAACACCCAGAACAGGcacatctatagagacagaaatcagaCTGGTGGTTGCTGGGAGCTGAGGGAGATGGGCGGCTGAGGGTGATGGCCAAGGGATGCAggctttctttttggggtgataggaagttctaaaattgattgtggtgacagttgcacatcTCTGAGTACACTAAGAGACACTAACTATGCATCCTAAAAGGGTGAATGATATGAtacgtgaattttttttttttttttttttttggtgggggaagtacTTAGGTTTTACTTACTTATTCTGAGAAGAGGCAcaggggattgaacgcaggaccttgtgtgtgctaagcatgcgctctgccattTGAGTTATTCAATCCCCCctataatatgtgaattatatctccataaagttaaaaaaaatccaaaggcagGATCTAGACAATGTTCTTAATTCTCTATTTTGGGTGTACATATACGATCTGAACTTCTCCATGCTTTTACAACACgcctaaaatgaaaagaaaatgaagccaatGCCTAACTCCAACTGGTTTGTATAATGACCTTTCTGTACAAGTTATCCTGAAATCCATGAAATCAATACACACAGATTCTATATCCATTCATAAAAGTGCGGATGAGACATGACAATTTTCTGAACCATGCCATGAAACATTATCCTCTGATTTTATCTAGCTTGCCTTACTGTGGTGCGAGATCactaaaaaaatactgtttaataggagaaaaaagttaacttctgtgaggaaatatgtataattttcaaCTTCTCTAAGGGTaaatattgtaagaaaaaaatatgtaaagacaTGGCAGAATGAAAgtcaaagtttaagaaacaagCGCATCATAAAGATAATAAAGCTGTAATTATAATGAAGCTACAAAAGAAAGCTATCCCTGAACAGCTAGTGTCCTACAGCACTCTGTGCTGTACATTCACAGCCGACGTGCTCAATTTCATACATACTTGATCTGCAATTTGATGTAATTTCCTCTCTAAATGCTGTGTCTTATTTTCTGCATTAGTCTGATGATGTGCTGTCACCTCCAGGGACGCTTCCAACATGGACACTTTCTTTCGGGTGTCAGTCAGTTCTTGTTGAAGCTGTCTCACACAGGTCTAAAAAGATaactctgttactgatttttaagtcacCTGATCATTAAgttacattaataatatataactCCAACATATGGACTTTGAGAACTATCCCCACAGACATCAATTCACCTTCTTTTCCCCGTAGGCACACATTCCTGTTTACTGGCTTTTGTTAAAGACACAGAAGGCATGACCCTCCTGCCTTACCGACAGTAAGTTAACTTAGGCAATGGATGCAGCCCCACCAGCCATTCCCTGCCCCCCGCAGGAAGTGGCCAAGCTTTACCCCCACTGAAGTCTCAAACAGAAAGGGGTGTGCGGGTGGGATGAGTGGTGGTAAGTTCCACACTGTGGAgcattctccctctttctcactaGAGGCTTAAGTTCAGAGTTCTTCACATATTCAATTTGGTGCTTAAATCCTTCCAGTAGACTCCTATCtcacaataaaaatgaggttattccAATGGCCTTTGGGGACCCTAGACAACCTGGCCTCCCCCGCCTCCTGGACTGCAGCTCCtacagctccccccacccctcccactcactcCCTTCCTGCCACTCAGGACTCTGGCCACTTCTCCTCAGTCTGAAAATGGGACCCCAATGCCAAACTCGTACAGCACAGAGCGCTCCAGTTCCTCTCTACTGGACAAACTTAGATCCAAATGACAGTAACTGAGCCTTGGAATGAGAATTGTgagtaaattatttgaaaaaatgttcaaagtaaattataaatagacTGGGGAAGACTAAGGCAAACACAGTTTTGCTAAAATTCACATTTGTCCCATTATGACTGAATGAAAAGTAGATGCCTTTAAGGAGTGGAGCAGTCACAACAATACATGATTTGagatggaaatatttctaaatttaattccaattgacatgaataaaaataaaattatatcaactaaaaatgtattaaaagctACTGAAGGAAAAGTACTACAAGATGCAGCGTTTACACATCGCTTCATCTGGGAAATCTGGACTTGACTGTCAAAGTAATCCACACAACtgaatcttctctctctctctctctctcttttcttttactttttttgttcacACAACtgaatcttaatttcaaaatattcattttaggTATGAGCATTTCATTTATCTGCTTCATCACAATACTAAAATGTGGtgacagaaagattaaaatgatttGGGTAGTATAAGACTAAATTACTAATACCTACCTATATCTATCAACAACTTACAGCTTAATCTCTTAAAATTTCATGtgacaaggcatatttactcaaAGTAAAGCACCTCTCAGGTCTAATTTTTGTTTGCTGGATACAAGATATGCTTTTAGGCTGCTTtacagtgtatatatttatagcccACACATTTTTAACATTCAACTAGTCTCAACATTTAGCTTTCATCAGATActactttgaattttctttgaggaagtCTGAAAATTAGTTCTGTTTCTGGGTACTTACTTGCATTTCTGCTCTGTCAGTTTCATACTGATACATTCTGTCTTTTACACATTTGCATTCATTGATTgcttgtttccttcctccagcatcagaAGTTGTTTATGCGTGGCTTTACTCATCTGATCTGGAAACAGCTCTGGGATATtaattgtctttttacttttggCTTCATTTTGAGCAACATGAAGTTGCTGTTGAAGCAACATGTTTTCACTTTGTAGTTCACGCAATCTCTCCTCCAAGGATGCCTGCTTTCCAGCGTATTTATTGACTTTCCCTTGTTCATGCTGATACAAGGGTTCAATTTCCTTGTTTGAACACTGGGCTTGGTTTTGGTCT
Above is a window of Camelus dromedarius isolate mCamDro1 chromosome 26, mCamDro1.pat, whole genome shotgun sequence DNA encoding:
- the LOC135319361 gene encoding LOW QUALITY PROTEIN: ankyrin repeat domain-containing protein 26-like (The sequence of the model RefSeq protein was modified relative to this genomic sequence to represent the inferred CDS: inserted 1 base in 1 codon) encodes the protein MKKVIKFMSWVGFRNLERPEPSYIIDKSELPKLHRAAYLGYDEKLRKLLSRKKNAIDSRDKNDRTPLHVACISGCPAVVALLIQFNCDLNACDKERTTALIRAVQSLNKRCAGILLEHGANPNLEDGSQNTALHYAILEESMSIATQLLCHNANIEAIDKSNLTPFLLAVKENKKEMVKFLIENGANVHAVDNVQRSALILAVFHDSPDIVKLLLQEGVSPYSQDSHGMSAEQYAYSNGFEHVSSIPGIDDSWPPSDDDADLAPKDTMNFEVSDPKDNSEVLPRQLSEAESQFRGPEIELYPRRDALRSMMLVLECVHRDQNQAQCSNKEIEPLYQHEQGKVNKYAGKQASLEERLRELQSENMLLQQQLHVAQNEAKSKKTINIPELFPDQMSKATHKQLLMLEEXKQAINECKCVKDRMYQYETDRAEMQTCVRQLQQELTDTRKKVSMLEASLEVTAHHQTNAENKTQHLERKLHQIADQNADLIAKLVSTTSALLHLSAETQLLLKELLCMKGIQKKCETLEEEKKKLEEEVVNLKRHLEVNTVERSQVEQYKQEIDERARRDVAEKLTELSQVVQCKRETEERAKQDVAGILKELSQFLQTQAAYEENLLRAYKNASISQMKHKIKYLESVLLFS